One stretch of Mycteria americana isolate JAX WOST 10 ecotype Jacksonville Zoo and Gardens chromosome 16, USCA_MyAme_1.0, whole genome shotgun sequence DNA includes these proteins:
- the NAT9 gene encoding alpha/beta-tubulin-N-acetyltransferase 9 isoform X3: protein MKINQDTVLQGKRVTLVPYTSAHVPRYHEWMQSEELQRLTASEPLSLEQEYEMQHSWRDDTDKPSYRGRGFGKEATLMMMSYGVTHLGITKFEAKIGQENEASICMFKKLHFKEVAVNSIFQEVTLRLDVSDQERRWLLEQTNHVEEKSYIEPKLPAGVLET, encoded by the exons ATGAAGATTAACCAGGACACTGTGCTGCAAGGAAAGAGGGTGACCTTGGTGCCATACACTTCTGCACACGTGCCCCG GTACCATGAGTGGATGCAGTCAGAGGAGCTGCAGCGCCTGACCGCCTCTGAACCACTCAGCCTGGAGCAGGAGTATGAGATGCAGCACAGCTGGCGGGACGACACAGACA AGCCCAGCTACCGAGGCAGAGGGTTTGGCAAGGAGGCAACTCTGATGATGATGTCCTACG GAGTGACGCACCTGGGGATCACCAAATTTGAGGCTAAGATTGGTCAGGAAAATGAAGCCAGTATCTGCATGttcaaaaagcttcattttaaggaG GTTGCTGTGAACAGCATTTTCCAAGAGGTGACGCTGAGGCTGGATGTCAGTGACCAGGAGAGACGATGGCTCCTGGAACAGACAAACCACGTGGAGGAGAAGAGCTACATTGAACCGAAGCTGCCAGCTGGGGTGCTGGAGACCTGA
- the NAT9 gene encoding alpha/beta-tubulin-N-acetyltransferase 9 isoform X1, giving the protein MKINQDTVLQGKRVTLVPYTSAHVPRYHEWMQSEELQRLTASEPLSLEQEYEMQHSWRDDTDKCTFIVLDTERWSGQACADEDCMVGDVNLFLTDTEDPTLGEIEIMIAEPSYRGRGFGKEATLMMMSYGVTHLGITKFEAKIGQENEASICMFKKLHFKEVAVNSIFQEVTLRLDVSDQERRWLLEQTNHVEEKSYIEPKLPAGVLET; this is encoded by the exons ATGAAGATTAACCAGGACACTGTGCTGCAAGGAAAGAGGGTGACCTTGGTGCCATACACTTCTGCACACGTGCCCCG GTACCATGAGTGGATGCAGTCAGAGGAGCTGCAGCGCCTGACCGCCTCTGAACCACTCAGCCTGGAGCAGGAGTATGAGATGCAGCACAGCTGGCGGGACGACACAGACA agtGCACCTTCATTGTGCTGGACACAGAGCGGTGGTCTGGGCAGGCGTGTGCGGATGAGGATTGCATGGTGGGGGACGTGAATCTCTTCCTCACTGACACTGAGGATCCGACATTGGGCGAGATTGAAATTATGATTGCAG AGCCCAGCTACCGAGGCAGAGGGTTTGGCAAGGAGGCAACTCTGATGATGATGTCCTACG GAGTGACGCACCTGGGGATCACCAAATTTGAGGCTAAGATTGGTCAGGAAAATGAAGCCAGTATCTGCATGttcaaaaagcttcattttaaggaG GTTGCTGTGAACAGCATTTTCCAAGAGGTGACGCTGAGGCTGGATGTCAGTGACCAGGAGAGACGATGGCTCCTGGAACAGACAAACCACGTGGAGGAGAAGAGCTACATTGAACCGAAGCTGCCAGCTGGGGTGCTGGAGACCTGA
- the NAT9 gene encoding alpha/beta-tubulin-N-acetyltransferase 9 isoform X2 — MQSEELQRLTASEPLSLEQEYEMQHSWRDDTDKCTFIVLDTERWSGQACADEDCMVGDVNLFLTDTEDPTLGEIEIMIAEPSYRGRGFGKEATLMMMSYGVTHLGITKFEAKIGQENEASICMFKKLHFKEVAVNSIFQEVTLRLDVSDQERRWLLEQTNHVEEKSYIEPKLPAGVLET, encoded by the exons ATGCAGTCAGAGGAGCTGCAGCGCCTGACCGCCTCTGAACCACTCAGCCTGGAGCAGGAGTATGAGATGCAGCACAGCTGGCGGGACGACACAGACA agtGCACCTTCATTGTGCTGGACACAGAGCGGTGGTCTGGGCAGGCGTGTGCGGATGAGGATTGCATGGTGGGGGACGTGAATCTCTTCCTCACTGACACTGAGGATCCGACATTGGGCGAGATTGAAATTATGATTGCAG AGCCCAGCTACCGAGGCAGAGGGTTTGGCAAGGAGGCAACTCTGATGATGATGTCCTACG GAGTGACGCACCTGGGGATCACCAAATTTGAGGCTAAGATTGGTCAGGAAAATGAAGCCAGTATCTGCATGttcaaaaagcttcattttaaggaG GTTGCTGTGAACAGCATTTTCCAAGAGGTGACGCTGAGGCTGGATGTCAGTGACCAGGAGAGACGATGGCTCCTGGAACAGACAAACCACGTGGAGGAGAAGAGCTACATTGAACCGAAGCTGCCAGCTGGGGTGCTGGAGACCTGA